Proteins found in one Streptococcus anginosus subsp. whileyi MAS624 genomic segment:
- the miaA gene encoding tRNA (adenosine(37)-N6)-dimethylallyltransferase MiaA, which produces MKTKIIVIVGPTAVGKTALSIDLAKRFNGEIISGDSQQVYRKLDIGTAKVSPDEQEGIPHYLIDVREVTESYSAFDFVKEAEAAVEMIVAKGKLPIIAGGTGLYIQSLLEGYHLGGAASHEEILAYRAELDTLTDEELFSKIAELGLEIPQINRRRAMRALEIAHFGNELENKQPDYETMLICLDADREILYERINQRVDLMLKAGLLEEAKWLYDNYPHVQASKGIGYKELFPYFAGELTLEEAINKLKQNTRRFAKRQLTWFRNRMNATFYQVSEPNVKERIMQDIEEFLND; this is translated from the coding sequence ATGAAAACCAAGATAATTGTAATTGTAGGACCAACTGCTGTCGGAAAAACAGCTCTCAGCATAGACCTCGCAAAACGTTTCAATGGTGAGATTATTAGTGGTGATAGTCAGCAAGTTTATAGAAAACTGGACATCGGAACGGCTAAAGTCAGTCCAGATGAGCAGGAGGGGATTCCTCATTATTTGATAGATGTCCGGGAAGTGACCGAGTCTTATTCAGCCTTTGACTTTGTAAAGGAAGCCGAGGCTGCTGTTGAGATGATTGTAGCAAAAGGGAAACTGCCGATTATTGCAGGCGGAACGGGGCTTTACATTCAAAGTTTGCTGGAGGGCTATCATCTGGGGGGGGCAGCTTCTCATGAGGAGATTTTAGCTTATCGAGCCGAGCTAGATACTTTGACTGATGAGGAACTATTTAGCAAAATAGCAGAGCTGGGATTGGAAATTCCTCAGATTAACCGTAGGAGAGCTATGCGAGCGCTGGAAATTGCTCATTTTGGAAATGAGCTTGAAAACAAACAGCCTGATTATGAAACAATGCTGATTTGTCTGGACGCTGATCGAGAGATTCTCTATGAGCGTATCAATCAGCGAGTGGATCTAATGCTAAAGGCTGGACTTTTAGAAGAGGCGAAGTGGCTCTATGACAACTATCCACATGTCCAAGCCAGCAAAGGAATTGGCTACAAGGAACTTTTCCCCTATTTTGCTGGAGAGTTGACCTTAGAGGAAGCTATCAATAAACTTAAACAAAATACTCGCCGCTTTGCTAAACGTCAGCTAACTTGGTTCAGAAATCGCATGAATGCTACTTTTTATCAGGTTTCAGAGCCGAATGTCAAAGAGCGGATTATGCAAGATATAGAGGAATTTTTGAATGATTGA
- a CDS encoding DUF3042 family protein → MAKGFVKGVVTGVAGTVAAVAGAVYTFKKKVIEPEEKKAAFIEENRKKAARKRVSH, encoded by the coding sequence ATGGCTAAAGGATTTGTTAAAGGTGTTGTAACTGGCGTAGCTGGTACTGTTGCTGCTGTTGCAGGTGCAGTTTATACATTCAAGAAAAAAGTGATTGAACCTGAAGAAAAGAAAGCAGCTTTCATCGAAGAAAACCGTAAAAAAGCAGCTCGCAAACGTGTATCACATTAA
- a CDS encoding ABC transporter permease — protein sequence MQNWKFAINSIIGHKMRSFLTMLGTIIGVMSVVVIVALGSGMSNAFTDVLGGAQQDVSLFYSHKRSKNGDGVMTYQEMRDDAESGNGDETVSTEEEPQIQEVWVKQAVNDISGIDNYYVTNNTTATVNYGKKKADNIPITGINSTYFTVKKYQIVAGRTLKSNDYQTFARVVLLDTKLADILFGGADKALNQIVQLGSNNYRVIGVYKDPNETRNRLANMNNGNLLMANTQLAAEYNVAEIMNVVVHVKKLDDVLKDGSAAARLMTKLSGVREGEYQMFDQASQLAAIQSQVAIVQVVFGAIAGIALLVGGIGVMNIMLVSVTERTREIGLRKALGATRGNILMQFVIESMVLTAIGGLIGLALAALIVASIGHSLDAFFGAPPTITTVSAVGSVLFSATIGIVFGILPANKASKLDPIESLRYE from the coding sequence ATGCAGAATTGGAAATTTGCAATCAACTCCATTATAGGGCATAAAATGCGCTCTTTCTTAACGATGTTGGGCACTATCATTGGTGTTATGTCTGTTGTGGTTATTGTGGCTCTAGGAAGTGGTATGTCAAATGCTTTCACAGATGTTCTGGGTGGTGCACAGCAAGATGTTTCCTTATTTTACTCACACAAGAGAAGTAAAAACGGTGATGGTGTTATGACGTATCAAGAGATGCGTGACGATGCTGAAAGTGGAAATGGTGATGAGACAGTTTCGACAGAAGAAGAGCCTCAAATCCAAGAAGTTTGGGTCAAGCAAGCGGTTAATGATATTAGCGGAATTGACAATTATTATGTTACAAATAACACAACCGCTACAGTAAATTATGGTAAGAAAAAGGCGGATAATATTCCTATAACAGGTATCAATTCCACTTACTTTACGGTAAAGAAATACCAAATCGTTGCAGGACGGACATTGAAATCAAATGATTATCAAACATTTGCAAGAGTTGTATTACTGGATACGAAACTAGCTGATATTCTTTTTGGAGGTGCAGATAAGGCGCTCAATCAGATTGTCCAGCTGGGATCTAATAATTACCGTGTGATTGGGGTTTATAAAGATCCAAATGAAACGCGAAATCGCTTAGCCAATATGAACAACGGAAATTTACTAATGGCTAACACTCAGTTGGCAGCTGAATACAATGTTGCTGAGATTATGAATGTCGTGGTACATGTTAAAAAATTAGATGATGTGCTGAAAGACGGAAGCGCAGCTGCGCGCTTGATGACAAAATTGTCTGGTGTGAGAGAAGGCGAGTACCAGATGTTTGATCAAGCCAGTCAATTGGCTGCGATTCAAAGTCAGGTTGCCATTGTGCAAGTGGTTTTTGGAGCGATTGCCGGGATAGCACTTCTCGTTGGTGGTATCGGTGTTATGAATATTATGCTTGTATCGGTAACAGAACGAACCCGTGAAATCGGTCTTCGGAAAGCCCTTGGAGCCACACGTGGGAATATCTTGATGCAATTTGTCATTGAGTCAATGGTGTTGACAGCGATTGGCGGTTTGATTGGGCTTGCTTTAGCAGCTCTTATCGTGGCATCTATCGGTCATAGTTTGGATGCATTTTTCGGAGCTCCACCTACCATTACGACAGTATCTGCTGTCGGAAGTGTGCTCTTTTCTGCAACTATCGGGATTGTTTTCGGTATTTTGCCGGCTAATAAGGCTTCTAAATTAGATCCGATTGAATCCTTGCGTTATGAATAA
- a CDS encoding ABC transporter ATP-binding protein, with product MKKLIDLKNVSKSYRNGDQELQVLKDVHLEVEEGEFVAIMGPSGSGKSTLMNIIGMLDRPTSGEYYLEGEEVAKLSEKKLAKVRNQQIGFVFQQFFLLSKLNALQNVELPLIYAGVSQSKRKALAEQYLKKVELETRMHHLPSELSGGQKQRVAIARALVNHPSIILADEPTGALDTKTGEQIMELLTELNREGKTIIMVTHEPEIAAFAKRQIVIRDGVISSDSKKGEA from the coding sequence ATGAAGAAACTCATTGATTTAAAAAATGTTAGCAAAAGTTATCGCAATGGAGATCAGGAGCTTCAAGTTTTGAAAGATGTTCATTTAGAAGTTGAAGAAGGTGAATTTGTTGCGATTATGGGGCCTTCTGGCTCAGGAAAGTCAACCTTGATGAATATCATTGGTATGTTGGATCGCCCAACGAGTGGTGAATATTACTTGGAAGGTGAAGAAGTTGCCAAGCTCAGTGAGAAAAAGCTAGCCAAAGTGCGTAATCAGCAGATTGGCTTCGTTTTCCAACAATTCTTCCTCTTGTCAAAATTAAATGCTCTTCAAAATGTAGAACTTCCTTTGATTTATGCAGGGGTTTCTCAATCCAAACGGAAAGCTTTAGCAGAGCAATATCTTAAAAAAGTTGAGTTAGAAACGCGGATGCACCATTTACCATCAGAACTTTCTGGTGGGCAAAAGCAACGGGTGGCTATTGCGCGTGCCTTGGTCAATCATCCCTCCATTATCTTAGCAGATGAGCCGACGGGAGCCTTGGATACCAAGACGGGTGAGCAAATTATGGAATTGCTGACGGAGCTAAATCGTGAAGGAAAAACCATTATCATGGTCACTCATGAGCCTGAGATTGCAGCCTTTGCAAAACGACAAATCGTTATTCGAGACGGTGTCATCTCATCAGACAGTAAGAAAGGAGAAGCATGA
- a CDS encoding efflux RND transporter periplasmic adaptor subunit: MKKLKKWQLYSLIGVTVVVVLGAIGTMLLFNGNSTADKDKEETIQVQKAKEGSVASSVLLSGNVAANNEQYVYYDGTKGDLDNVLVNVGDQVTAGQALVQYKSVEAQATYDAAVRALNKIDRQIYDLKTYGTTVDVTGDEAADNKTTASAQRSVDSQLKDLQDNRADAVDNINKAQALLDATTVISTNNGTVVEVNRDVSKSTTGTNQTLVHIVNNGNLQVKGELSEYNLANLSVGQEVTITSKVYPDKKWTGKISYISNYPKDNQNTAAAGAGTANSGAKYPYTVDITSEIGDLKQGFSVNVEVKNNTRGILVPVSSVVSENNKNYVWTLEKGTTKKVQVTLGNADAKNQEISSGLTKDSKVITNPTDSLKDGQEVKSYEETH, translated from the coding sequence ATGAAAAAATTGAAAAAGTGGCAGTTGTACAGCTTGATTGGTGTAACTGTGGTTGTCGTTTTAGGAGCGATAGGTACGATGTTATTGTTTAATGGTAATAGTACTGCTGATAAAGATAAAGAAGAAACGATTCAAGTGCAGAAAGCAAAAGAAGGGTCAGTTGCTTCATCTGTTTTGCTGTCAGGAAATGTTGCGGCTAACAATGAGCAATATGTCTATTATGACGGGACAAAGGGCGATTTGGATAATGTTCTTGTAAATGTTGGAGATCAAGTTACAGCCGGACAAGCTTTAGTTCAATACAAGAGTGTTGAAGCACAAGCTACATATGATGCTGCTGTTCGTGCTTTAAACAAGATTGATCGCCAAATTTATGATTTGAAAACGTATGGAACAACTGTTGATGTGACGGGTGATGAAGCGGCAGATAATAAAACAACTGCGTCTGCACAACGTTCGGTGGATTCTCAATTAAAGGATTTGCAGGACAATCGCGCAGATGCTGTGGACAATATCAATAAAGCACAGGCATTACTAGATGCAACGACTGTCATCAGTACAAATAATGGAACTGTAGTAGAAGTCAATCGTGATGTTTCTAAATCTACGACAGGTACTAATCAAACACTCGTTCATATTGTCAATAACGGAAACCTGCAAGTGAAGGGAGAGCTATCAGAGTATAATCTGGCAAATCTTTCAGTTGGACAAGAAGTGACGATTACGTCCAAGGTCTATCCAGATAAGAAATGGACTGGGAAAATCAGCTATATCTCAAATTATCCAAAAGACAATCAAAATACAGCAGCAGCTGGTGCAGGTACTGCAAATTCAGGAGCAAAATACCCCTATACAGTAGATATTACAAGCGAAATTGGTGATTTGAAGCAAGGATTTTCCGTCAATGTTGAAGTAAAAAACAATACAAGAGGGATTCTAGTGCCGGTCAGCAGCGTTGTTTCTGAAAACAATAAAAACTATGTTTGGACACTAGAAAAAGGAACTACAAAAAAAGTGCAAGTGACACTAGGAAATGCAGATGCTAAAAATCAAGAAATCTCATCTGGTTTGACAAAAGATAGTAAAGTTATCACCAATCCAACAGATAGCTTGAAAGACGGTCAAGAGGTGAAATCGTATGAAGAAACTCATTGA
- the gorA gene encoding glutathione-disulfide reductase, translating into MRTFDIIAIGGGSGGIATMNRAGEHGAKAAVIEEKKLGGTCVNVGCVPKKIMWYGAQIAEAIRDYGPDYGFTSDNQQFDFKTLRKNREAYIDRARNSYNNSFNRNGVELIEGRAKFIDRHTVEVNGELIQAKHIVIATGAHPHIPAVSGAEFGETSDDVFAWEKLPQSVAILGAGYIAVELAGLLHALGVKTDLFVRRDRPLRNFDSYIIDGLVEEMKKSGPTLHTHKIPERLEKLENGAIRITFEDGTSHTAQHVIWATGRTANTKGLNLEAAGVTLNSRGFIAVDEFQNTATSGIYALGDVTGEKELTPVAIKAGRTLAERLFNGKTEAKMDYSNIPTVVFSHPAIGTVGLTEEQAIQQYGAESIHIYTSNFASMYSAVTQHRQQAKFKLITMGIDEKIIGLHGIGYGVDEMIQGFAVAIKMGATKADFDATVAIHPTGSEEFVTMR; encoded by the coding sequence ATGAGAACATTTGACATCATTGCTATTGGGGGCGGTAGTGGAGGAATTGCGACCATGAACCGTGCTGGAGAACACGGTGCAAAAGCTGCCGTTATTGAAGAAAAGAAATTAGGGGGCACCTGTGTCAACGTCGGCTGTGTTCCTAAAAAAATCATGTGGTATGGCGCCCAGATTGCCGAAGCCATTCGCGATTATGGACCAGACTATGGTTTTACTTCGGATAATCAGCAGTTTGACTTTAAGACGCTTCGGAAGAATCGCGAAGCCTATATTGATCGTGCCCGCAATTCTTACAATAATAGTTTCAATCGAAATGGCGTCGAGCTGATTGAAGGTCGCGCTAAATTCATAGACCGTCATACGGTTGAAGTCAACGGCGAGCTTATCCAAGCCAAGCACATTGTCATCGCAACTGGTGCTCACCCTCATATTCCAGCAGTATCCGGAGCAGAATTCGGTGAAACCTCTGACGATGTTTTTGCATGGGAAAAACTCCCTCAATCCGTTGCCATTCTTGGTGCCGGCTATATCGCAGTTGAACTAGCTGGACTTCTTCATGCTCTGGGTGTAAAAACAGACCTTTTCGTTCGTCGAGATCGTCCTCTCCGCAATTTTGATTCTTATATCATCGATGGTCTTGTGGAAGAAATGAAGAAATCAGGTCCTACTCTACATACGCACAAAATACCAGAAAGGCTTGAAAAACTTGAAAACGGAGCGATTCGCATTACCTTCGAGGACGGAACGAGCCACACCGCTCAACACGTCATCTGGGCAACTGGGCGGACTGCAAACACCAAAGGGTTGAATTTAGAGGCGGCTGGTGTTACCCTAAATTCTCGTGGCTTTATAGCAGTTGACGAATTTCAAAATACAGCAACATCGGGTATTTATGCTCTAGGAGATGTTACAGGCGAAAAAGAATTAACCCCTGTTGCTATCAAAGCAGGTCGTACCTTAGCCGAACGCTTATTTAATGGAAAAACTGAAGCTAAAATGGATTATTCTAACATTCCAACTGTTGTCTTCTCTCACCCAGCGATTGGTACAGTTGGCTTGACCGAAGAGCAGGCGATTCAACAATACGGAGCAGAAAGTATCCATATTTACACTTCTAACTTTGCTTCCATGTATTCAGCTGTCACCCAACACCGACAACAAGCCAAGTTCAAGCTCATTACAATGGGGATAGATGAGAAAATCATTGGTCTCCACGGAATTGGCTATGGAGTTGATGAGATGATTCAAGGCTTTGCAGTTGCTATCAAAATGGGAGCTACCAAAGCAGATTTTGATGCGACTGTCGCCATTCACCCAACCGGTTCAGAAGAGTTTGTCACCATGCGTTAA
- a CDS encoding biotin transporter BioY: MKKSFTLVLSAISAALIAVFAQITIPIGPVPFALQNMAIGLVATIFHRKEALLAVALYLLLGAIGLPVFAGGSGGFQALVGPNAGYLWFYLFYALITASLTSKNSSFLTIFVSNLLGDALVFVGGVLGLMFLAGFQLDKAITVGVIPFILPDFIKLIAISFISIPIFKSLKDHPYFKN, encoded by the coding sequence ATGAAAAAATCATTTACTCTCGTCCTTTCTGCTATTAGCGCAGCTTTGATAGCCGTTTTTGCTCAAATTACCATTCCTATCGGTCCAGTTCCTTTTGCTTTGCAAAATATGGCAATTGGCTTAGTGGCTACTATTTTTCATCGAAAAGAAGCTCTATTAGCAGTCGCTCTTTATCTTCTCTTAGGCGCTATCGGTCTTCCTGTCTTTGCAGGAGGAAGCGGTGGATTTCAAGCACTTGTCGGTCCAAATGCAGGTTATCTCTGGTTTTATTTGTTCTACGCCCTAATAACAGCTAGTCTAACTTCCAAAAATAGCAGCTTTTTAACGATATTCGTATCAAATCTACTCGGAGATGCTTTGGTTTTTGTCGGTGGTGTACTTGGTTTAATGTTTCTAGCAGGTTTTCAACTTGATAAAGCTATTACAGTCGGAGTCATCCCCTTCATTTTACCAGATTTCATAAAACTGATTGCAATTAGCTTTATCAGTATACCTATTTTTAAAAGCTTAAAAGATCATCCCTACTTTAAAAATTGA
- a CDS encoding GNAT family N-acetyltransferase, producing the protein MPIRKAVPSDIPALNNLLEQVLLVHHNVRPDIFKESGRKFNDEQLKTLMSQEHTPIFVYENEEGKILGHLFCIIKEPHSLVLTPIKTLFIEDLCVDESARGQKIGEQLCRFAEEFAQEMDCYNLTLNVWNDNAGALRFYEHQGFEPQETIMEKVFKK; encoded by the coding sequence ATGCCTATTAGAAAAGCAGTCCCAAGCGATATTCCAGCACTCAATAATCTCTTAGAGCAAGTCTTGCTTGTTCATCACAACGTCCGACCAGACATTTTCAAAGAGAGTGGTCGCAAATTCAACGATGAACAATTGAAAACACTGATGTCTCAAGAACATACACCAATCTTTGTCTATGAAAATGAAGAAGGTAAAATCTTGGGTCACCTCTTTTGCATCATTAAAGAACCACACAGTCTCGTATTGACACCTATCAAAACACTTTTCATTGAAGACCTTTGCGTTGATGAAAGTGCTCGTGGTCAAAAAATTGGTGAGCAGCTTTGCCGTTTTGCAGAAGAATTTGCCCAAGAAATGGACTGTTACAACTTAACCCTTAATGTATGGAATGATAACGCTGGTGCCTTACGGTTTTATGAACATCAAGGTTTTGAACCACAAGAAACCATCATGGAAAAAGTTTTTAAAAAATAG
- a CDS encoding YjjG family noncanonical pyrimidine nucleotidase, protein MHYKFLLFDLDHTLLDFDLAEDLALTAFLKEQGVADIQAYKDYYIPMNKALWRDLEQEKLTKSELINTRFSRLFNHFGMDKDGAELALHYQQHIAQHGQTYTGASELLDVLTEADYELYAATNGIGFIQTGRLAHSDISPYFNQIFISEQLHTQKPDALFFEKIAELIPNFDKNRTLMIGDSLTADIAGGNNAGIDTAWYNPKSLSNHTQAKPTYNFQSYQDLLDLLIK, encoded by the coding sequence TTGCATTACAAATTTCTACTATTCGATCTTGACCATACCTTGTTAGATTTTGATTTGGCGGAGGATTTGGCTTTGACTGCTTTTCTAAAAGAGCAGGGTGTGGCTGATATTCAGGCTTATAAAGACTACTATATTCCTATGAATAAAGCTCTTTGGCGGGACTTGGAACAGGAAAAACTGACCAAATCTGAACTGATTAATACGCGCTTTTCTCGTCTCTTTAACCACTTTGGTATGGATAAGGACGGTGCCGAGTTGGCTCTCCATTACCAGCAGCATATTGCCCAGCATGGTCAGACCTATACTGGAGCTAGTGAGCTCTTGGATGTTTTGACAGAGGCAGATTATGAACTTTACGCTGCTACCAATGGTATCGGTTTCATTCAGACTGGTCGACTGGCTCACTCGGATATCTCCCCCTATTTTAATCAGATTTTCATCTCTGAGCAACTCCACACGCAAAAACCCGATGCTCTATTTTTTGAAAAAATAGCAGAGCTAATACCAAATTTTGACAAAAATCGAACTCTAATGATTGGAGATTCTTTGACAGCAGACATAGCGGGCGGGAACAATGCAGGCATTGATACGGCTTGGTATAATCCTAAAAGTTTGAGTAATCATACGCAAGCGAAACCGACTTATAATTTTCAGTCCTATCAAGATTTGTTGGATTTGCTGATAAAATAA
- a CDS encoding nucleotidyltransferase domain-containing protein → MTVFTQLWKAFSNLPEVTAIALGGSRSGETYDETSDYDLYIYCTSIPDEDSRKLILTQYCSYMEISNQFWELEDDCTLNNGIDIDILYRDIRDFAQDIENVVEKHQAGNGYTTCFWHNLKTCKILYDANGEFGKLKKRFDVPFPPKLKDNIISRNFSLLTGHLPSYDTQILKAAKRKDFVSVNHRVAACLESYFDIIFAVNELTHPGEKRMMSYAAAHASLLPNQFEQSLNTLLMSTTASPEILEKQLREIIANLEEILS, encoded by the coding sequence ATGACAGTTTTTACACAACTTTGGAAAGCATTTTCCAATTTACCAGAAGTGACAGCGATTGCCTTAGGCGGATCTCGTAGCGGAGAAACTTATGATGAGACCTCGGACTATGATTTATATATTTACTGCACGAGCATTCCAGATGAAGACAGTCGGAAGTTGATTTTGACCCAATATTGTTCTTATATGGAAATAAGCAATCAATTTTGGGAATTGGAAGACGACTGTACCTTAAATAATGGCATTGATATTGATATTCTTTATCGGGACATTCGTGATTTTGCGCAAGATATTGAAAATGTTGTCGAAAAACATCAAGCAGGAAATGGCTACACCACCTGCTTTTGGCACAATTTAAAAACCTGTAAGATTCTTTATGATGCTAACGGAGAGTTCGGAAAACTGAAAAAACGGTTTGACGTTCCTTTTCCTCCAAAATTAAAAGACAACATTATTTCACGAAATTTTAGTTTGTTAACCGGACATTTGCCGTCCTACGATACGCAGATTTTAAAAGCAGCAAAACGAAAAGACTTTGTCAGTGTCAATCATCGTGTAGCAGCCTGTTTAGAATCCTATTTTGACATCATTTTCGCAGTTAATGAATTGACTCACCCCGGTGAGAAGAGAATGATGTCATATGCAGCAGCGCATGCGAGCCTTCTTCCTAATCAATTTGAGCAATCTTTAAATACTTTACTAATGAGCACTACTGCTAGCCCTGAAATTCTTGAAAAACAATTAAGGGAAATTATTGCAAATTTAGAAGAAATTCTATCATAG